The Zygosaccharomyces rouxii strain CBS732 chromosome A complete sequence genome window below encodes:
- the MPD1 gene encoding protein disulfide isomerase MPD1 (similar to uniprot|Q12404 Saccharomyces cerevisiae YOR288C MPD1 Member of the protein disulfide isomerase (PDI) family overexpression suppresses the defect in maturation of carboxypeptidase Y and defects in other essential Pdi1p functions caused by PDI1 deletion), which produces MIKMWVFKVLIFFMIQCSNLVWAQNFYDEDPHLIELTPKNFDKVIHRTNYTSVVEFYAPWCGYCKQLKPVMKKVAKKLDGIVQVASVNCDLPKNKQLCAEHRIQGFPTLMVFRPPKIDMSKPHSQRVELRNHAGEVYKGERKMAPIIDFAVSRMKNYVKRLLNVNKLEEIFKKSTRPSMVLFSKKDKLSPVYKSIALDWLGVFNCFIIPNGKLDSLSSDDNLAKSYPNIYGFLQSIAHDQKNSEKSLLVVFDPHNDQYHVFQGDSLVKPQVSKFLTGSIGRNPQEGPGSKRQQFVDAVKSGKNKRVNHDEL; this is translated from the coding sequence ATGATCAAGATGTGGGTCTTTAAAGTGCTAATATTTTTCATGATCCAATGTTCAAATCTTGTATGGGCTCAAAACTTCTACGACGAGGATCCACATCTAATCGAACTTAcaccaaagaattttgacAAAGTGATTCATAGAACCAATTACACATCCGTTGTAGAATTCTACGCACCATGGTGTGGCTACTGTAAACAGTTAAAACCTGTTATGAAGAAAGTtgctaaaaaattggatggTATTGTCCAAGTTGCATCTGTTAATTGTGATTTACCCAAGAATAAGCAGTTATGTGCAGAGCATAGAATCCAAGGATTCCCAACCCTGATGGTCTTTAGACCCCCCAAGATTGATATGTCAAAACCACATTCACAAAGAGTGGAATTGAGGAATCATGCTGGCGAAGTTTATAAAggtgaaagaaaaatggCCCCAATTATAGATTTTGCCGTATcaagaatgaagaattacGTTAAAAGGTTGTTGAACGTGAATAAACTGGaagaaatattcaaaaaatctacCAGACCCTCCATGGTACTTTTCTCCAAGAAGGATAAGTTATCACCGGTTTACAAAAGCATTGCATTGGATTGGTTGGGAGTCTTCAACTGTTTCATAATCCCCAATGGCAAGCTGGATTCGCTATCATCGGATGACAACTTAGCTAAATCATACCCTAACATTTATGGTTTCTTGCAAAGTATCGCTCATGACCAGAAAAATAGTGAGAAAAGCCTACTAGTAGTCTTTGACCCTCATAATGACCAATATCATGTCTTCCAAGGTGACTCACTAGTAAAACCACAGGTTTCTAAGTTCTTAACCGGATCCATTGGTCGCAATCCTCAAGAGGGACCAGGTAGTAAACGCCAACAGTTTGTCGATGCCGTCAAAAGCGGTAAGAACAAGAGGGTAAACCATGATGAATTGTAA
- the MRPL44 gene encoding mitochondrial 54S ribosomal protein mL53 (similar to uniprot|P19956 Saccharomyces cerevisiae YMR225C MRPL44 Mitochondrial ribosomal protein of the large subunit) has translation MITKYFSKVVVKFNPFSKEAKTARLLLSSIPPAQRQLGTQIQNEVLTNASNKAPVIKVTFKDKKTMEVDPTKYTFQELANYFDTHSRQLSLKETIENS, from the exons ATGATCACTAAATACTTCTCGAAGGTCGTCGTAAAATTCAATCCATTTTCTAAAGAAG CCAAAACAGCTAGACTCTTGCTCAGTTCGATTCCACCAGCTCAGAGACAGCTAGGTACTCAGATACAAAATGAAGTTCTAACTAATGCCTCCAACAAAGCACCTGTGATTAAGGTAACATTTAAGGACAAGAAAACTATGGAGGTAGATCCAACAAAATACACCTTCCAAGAATTAGCAAATTATTTTGATACGCATTCCAGACAGTTAAGTTTGAAAGAAACCATCGAAAATAGTTAG
- the RRP36 gene encoding rRNA-processing protein RRP36 (similar to uniprot|Q12481 Saccharomyces cerevisiae YOR287C Protein required for cell viability) produces the protein MSYYFKNIKPGVESESDEGEDLERLLRRNNQDDADESSDDELRTLSFGSLKKADTMMKKEEDGDRKLNRKIKDKPSKQVKYESEQESAPEQESESESGSSDSEFFEEESSKKNGDQKKKKKRSKHAPAEQSAKKRVSKVREIPGLHLSKSQNPNLYQDIRFDKSTGGPTDSSVIRRRYGFLDEYRQKEIEEMESILHDRKLTSKLPPEEVESIERRLKSTKSRLQTMKSKDLEQNIVKDYEQTMNKDNKNKFHLKRSERRKLVQKWKFEHMKSKQREKVMERKRKKRLGKEFKQFEFNK, from the coding sequence ATGTCGTATTATTTCAAGAATATCAAACCTGGGGTCGAAtctgaatctgatgaaggAGAAGATCTAGAAAGATTACTTAGAAGAAACAACCAAGATGATGCCGATGAGTCTAGCGATGATGAACTAAGAACACTATCATTTGgatctttaaagaaagcTGATActatgatgaagaaggaagaagacGGTGATAGAAAATTGAATCGTAAAATAAAGGATAAACCAAGTAAGCAAGTCAAGTATGAATCAGAACAAGAATCCGCACCAGAACAAGAATCCGAGTCAGAATCAGGatcttcagattcagagttctttgaagaagaaagttcTAAGAAGAATGGTGaccaaaagaagaagaagaagaggagtAAGCATGCCCCTGCTGAGCAATCTGCTAAGAAACGAGTATCTAAAGTAAGAGAAATTCCAGGTTTGCATCTATCAAAGAGTCAAAATCCAAACCTATACCAAGATATCAGATTTGATAAATCCACAGGTGGGCCCACTGATAGCAGTGTCATTAGACGACGCTATGGATTCTTAGACGAATATAGACAaaaggaaattgaagagatgGAATCCATATTGCACGATCGTAAATTGACCTCTAAACTACCGCCAGAGGAAGTCGaatccattgaaagaagaCTAAAAAGTACTAAATCAAGATTACAGACTATGAAGAGTAAAGACTTGGAACAGAACATTGTCAAGGACTATGAACAGACAATGAACAAAGACAATAAGAATAAATTCCATCTAAAGCGTTCTGAAAGACGTAAACTAGTGCAGAAGTGGAAGTTTGAACACATGAAGTCGAAGCAACGTGAGAAAGTTATGgagagaaagagaaagaagagattgggtaaagaatttaaacaatttgaattcaACAAATGA
- the RDL2 gene encoding thiosulfate sulfurtransferase RDL2 (similar to uniprot|Q08742 Saccharomyces cerevisiae YOR286W FMP31 The authentic non-tagged protein was localized to the mitochondria) — MFRSLSVQKASLQSPARTLIRTMSSAGPKPYNFQDVKKLVQHPEQGKVLVDVREPREVEMYKMPTALNLPFQTTPSALSLPEEEFEEQFQVPKPKNNEELIFFCAKGMRARAAEELARSYGFKNTGIYEGSVNDWLANGGDKIKPE, encoded by the coding sequence ATGTTTAGATCTTTAAGTGTACAGAAAGCCTCACTACAATCGCCAGCAAGAACTTTGATTAGAACAATGTCATCAGCGGGTCCAAAACCATACAACTTTCAAGATGTTAAGAAATTGGTCCAACATCCTGAACAAGGTAAGGTTCTTGTTGATGTGAGAGAACCAAGGGAGGTAGAAATGTATAAGATGCCTACGGCCCTTAATTTGCCATTTCAAACTACACCATCAGCTCTTTCAttaccagaagaagagtttgaagaacaatttcaaGTTCCTAAACCAAAGAACAAcgaagaattgattttcttCTGTGCCAAGGGTATGAGAGCCAGAGcagcagaagaattggcaagGTCTTATGGCTTCAAAAATACTGGTATCTATGAAGGTTCTGTTAATGATTGGCTCGCCAATGGAGGGGATAAAATCAAGCCAGAGtaa